In Roseiconus lacunae, a genomic segment contains:
- the lpxA gene encoding acyl-ACP--UDP-N-acetylglucosamine O-acyltransferase — translation MSVVIAPTAVIDPKAQLGTNVRIGHFSVIGPDVSIGDGTVVDQHAVITAQTTIGENNRIFAGTVIGGDPQDTSYKNSPTKILIGDNNIFREHCTVNRATEKEDGITEIGHDNYFMAGTHVAHDCKLGDRIVIANNGMLGGHVRVGNDVTIAGGVGVSHFASIGQLSFVSAMSRVLHDVPPYTIVDGQPSKPRAVNTIGLKRHGYTSEDVEVLVQAFRLLYRARVGIEKARDEVYSRGPIRPVIKHLFDSIERSCSGRHGRGQDQRGKKKAA, via the coding sequence ATGAGCGTTGTCATCGCACCAACGGCCGTCATTGACCCGAAAGCCCAACTGGGCACTAACGTTCGCATCGGACACTTCTCGGTCATTGGACCAGATGTCTCGATCGGCGATGGAACTGTCGTTGACCAACACGCGGTCATCACCGCTCAAACGACCATTGGGGAAAACAATCGCATCTTCGCCGGGACCGTGATCGGTGGTGATCCGCAAGACACCAGCTACAAAAACTCGCCGACGAAGATACTGATCGGCGACAACAATATTTTTCGCGAGCACTGCACCGTTAATCGTGCGACGGAAAAGGAAGACGGCATCACCGAAATCGGCCATGACAACTACTTCATGGCGGGAACACACGTCGCTCATGACTGCAAGTTAGGCGATCGAATCGTCATTGCCAACAATGGGATGCTCGGCGGACACGTCCGGGTCGGCAACGACGTGACAATCGCAGGCGGTGTCGGTGTTTCCCACTTCGCTAGTATCGGTCAACTCAGTTTTGTCAGTGCGATGAGCCGCGTTCTTCATGACGTCCCCCCGTACACCATCGTCGACGGCCAACCGAGCAAACCACGTGCGGTCAACACGATCGGCTTGAAGCGACACGGATACACCTCCGAAGACGTCGAAGTGTTGGTTCAAGCATTCCGACTGCTCTATCGTGCTCGCGTTGGAATTGAAAAAGCACGCGACGAAGTTTATAGCCGCGGCCCAATCCGCCCGGTGATCAAGCATCTATTCGATTCAATCGAACGTTCTTGCTCCGGCCGCCATGGACGTGGCCAAGACCAACGAGGAAAGAAGAAAGCGGCATGA
- the secD gene encoding protein translocase subunit SecD has translation MLIAQAEQEKGVSWEQLAWLAGAFAVIILPFVVGGFLAKQLKLPTHSVRIGLVLLAITASTVVLLNRLPGLGVDLRGGTILVYEIDPSKTTPDADEGGSKVKSQDLIGPLTKRINPSGTREIVIRPYGDSQIEIIIPEVDQREVAIIEETLQQAGILRFAIVANRIDHQRLIDMASDQAGSQDRAVRMSERITDANNRVIGLWAEVDRENNAKSEVKPFRVDVGNAIVRNPETGALVDLPMDVRGLDGEYKQARWVDQNGLRGLEVLMVIDPDVDVKGEDLAFASTTFDEKGAPAVAFNLTESGSRKFRWLTTENSPQGTRQRQLGIVMDDRLLSAPNILQPISKQGRITGNFTTEEVRSLVDVLKAGQLPAALTKQPIAKNQIDATLGADTIRKGVYAIGVSLLLVLVFILYYYRFAGLIACVALVLNLAMILATMVLINQPLTLPGLAGLVLTVGMSVDANVLIFERIREEIKKGAKNRMAIRNGYAKATVTIIDANLTTLFTAIVLYAIGTDQIRGFAVTLILGILYSMFTAIHMSRTFFDIAERHNKLTLSMSDAVNSIRNAMAGGGAFDFIGKGKITLVLSAFLVVIGIASLVVRGKGILDIDFAGGSSVQFRVAETATTEAVRDIVGEGIGEQNGSPVQFTVNGVKMDGAEPGTVFKVDSSIESVDELQSRIVESFANNDSINLVTYDVTILDEASSSSAILDDSNGVMLTAAQAETEDEATEGTSEAPASDDAVSDEAGTSGQSAVRRISLGVDGSDAAAAISGPALVQRLKQSADELKIPLNERAIDLLPDGEGAEDWSPGSSVPFSNWKVTLPMDDQKAQQVMGAVEQSLGEEPVWVSSSSVGARVAGQMIGRASVALFASLMVIILYIWFRFQRVIYGFAAVAALVHDVLITLGAIAISYYVADVLGFLLIDPFKISLTVVAALLTIIGYSLNDTIVVFDRIRETKGKSPRLTGEMINTSINQTLSRTLLTSLTTLIVVVLLYAFGGEGIHAFAFALVVGVLVGTYSSVFVASPILLWLVQRGDKAEVTATR, from the coding sequence ATGTTGATTGCTCAGGCCGAACAGGAAAAAGGCGTTTCATGGGAGCAACTCGCTTGGCTCGCTGGTGCCTTTGCAGTCATCATCTTGCCTTTCGTGGTCGGTGGCTTCCTCGCCAAGCAACTAAAGCTGCCGACCCATTCGGTCCGCATCGGCTTGGTTCTGCTCGCGATCACCGCCAGCACGGTCGTGCTGCTCAATCGACTGCCCGGCCTAGGCGTCGATCTTCGTGGGGGGACGATTCTGGTCTATGAAATTGATCCTAGCAAAACGACACCGGATGCCGACGAAGGCGGCAGCAAAGTGAAGAGCCAGGATTTGATTGGTCCGCTTACCAAACGGATCAATCCCAGTGGTACTCGCGAGATTGTCATTCGGCCTTACGGTGACAGCCAAATTGAAATCATTATTCCCGAGGTCGATCAACGCGAAGTTGCGATCATCGAGGAGACCCTACAGCAGGCCGGCATTTTGCGGTTTGCAATCGTCGCCAATCGAATCGACCACCAGCGATTGATCGACATGGCGTCCGATCAGGCCGGTTCACAGGATCGCGCCGTGCGGATGAGCGAACGAATCACCGATGCAAATAATCGCGTGATCGGATTGTGGGCCGAAGTTGATCGAGAAAACAACGCGAAATCAGAAGTCAAGCCGTTCCGCGTTGACGTCGGAAACGCAATTGTTCGAAATCCCGAAACGGGTGCCTTGGTCGACTTACCGATGGACGTTCGCGGCCTTGACGGCGAATACAAGCAGGCACGCTGGGTCGACCAAAACGGGCTTCGTGGTTTGGAAGTCTTGATGGTGATTGATCCCGATGTCGACGTCAAAGGGGAAGACCTAGCCTTCGCGTCGACGACATTCGACGAGAAAGGTGCTCCCGCAGTTGCGTTTAACTTGACCGAATCCGGCAGTCGAAAGTTCCGCTGGTTGACGACTGAAAACTCGCCTCAAGGAACGCGGCAGCGGCAGCTCGGCATCGTGATGGACGATCGTCTACTGTCGGCTCCGAACATTCTTCAACCGATCAGCAAGCAAGGTCGAATCACGGGTAACTTCACGACCGAAGAAGTCCGCTCGCTTGTCGACGTCCTCAAAGCCGGCCAACTTCCCGCCGCGCTGACCAAACAACCGATTGCGAAGAATCAAATCGACGCAACCCTCGGTGCCGACACGATTCGCAAGGGTGTTTACGCGATCGGCGTCTCGCTGCTGTTGGTTTTGGTTTTCATCCTTTACTACTACCGGTTCGCCGGCCTGATTGCTTGCGTGGCGTTGGTTTTGAACCTGGCCATGATCTTGGCAACGATGGTTCTGATCAACCAACCGCTGACACTCCCCGGCCTCGCCGGCCTCGTCCTGACGGTCGGTATGTCGGTCGACGCGAACGTCTTGATTTTCGAGCGGATTCGCGAAGAGATCAAAAAAGGCGCGAAGAATCGGATGGCGATTCGAAACGGTTACGCCAAAGCGACCGTGACGATCATCGACGCGAACTTGACAACGCTATTCACTGCTATCGTTTTGTACGCGATCGGTACCGACCAGATCCGTGGCTTTGCTGTCACCCTGATCTTGGGCATCCTGTATTCAATGTTCACCGCGATTCACATGTCGCGAACGTTCTTCGATATTGCAGAGCGACATAACAAGTTAACGCTCAGCATGTCTGACGCGGTCAACTCGATTCGTAACGCGATGGCTGGTGGTGGAGCGTTTGACTTCATCGGCAAAGGCAAAATCACGCTGGTTCTTTCGGCCTTCTTGGTCGTCATCGGAATCGCATCACTTGTCGTTCGTGGAAAAGGCATTCTCGACATCGACTTTGCCGGTGGATCGTCGGTCCAATTCCGAGTCGCCGAGACCGCCACGACCGAAGCGGTTCGCGACATCGTCGGCGAAGGTATTGGCGAACAAAATGGCTCTCCGGTCCAATTCACCGTCAATGGCGTGAAAATGGATGGTGCGGAGCCCGGCACGGTCTTCAAAGTCGACTCGTCAATCGAGTCGGTCGATGAATTGCAATCACGAATCGTCGAGTCGTTTGCCAACAATGACAGCATCAACTTGGTGACCTATGACGTCACGATCCTTGATGAGGCGTCTTCGTCATCTGCGATCCTCGATGACTCTAATGGCGTGATGCTAACGGCCGCCCAAGCGGAAACTGAAGACGAGGCCACCGAGGGAACTTCCGAAGCCCCAGCAAGCGACGACGCTGTGAGCGACGAAGCAGGGACATCCGGCCAATCGGCTGTTCGGCGAATCTCACTTGGTGTCGACGGATCTGACGCCGCCGCCGCAATCAGCGGACCTGCCTTGGTTCAACGTCTGAAGCAATCGGCCGACGAACTGAAAATTCCACTGAACGAGCGAGCAATCGACCTTTTGCCCGATGGCGAAGGAGCTGAGGATTGGTCACCCGGATCAAGCGTTCCGTTTTCGAACTGGAAAGTGACTTTGCCGATGGATGACCAGAAGGCCCAGCAAGTGATGGGGGCTGTCGAACAGTCACTCGGCGAAGAACCGGTTTGGGTCAGCAGCAGCAGTGTCGGTGCTCGTGTCGCCGGTCAAATGATCGGACGTGCTTCGGTCGCACTGTTTGCCAGCTTGATGGTGATCATCCTTTACATCTGGTTCCGCTTTCAGCGTGTGATCTATGGCTTTGCGGCGGTCGCGGCGTTGGTCCACGACGTTTTGATCACGCTCGGAGCGATCGCAATCAGTTACTACGTTGCAGATGTCCTCGGATTCCTGCTGATCGATCCGTTCAAGATAAGCCTGACGGTTGTCGCAGCGTTGCTGACGATCATCGGTTATTCGCTCAACGACACGATCGTCGTCTTTGATCGTATCCGTGAAACAAAAGGCAAATCGCCTCGCCTGACCGGCGAGATGATTAACACCAGTATTAACCAAACGCTCAGCCGAACGTTGCTAACGTCGTTGACAACATTGATTGTAGTCGTGCTTTTATACGCCTTTGGCGGTGAAGGCATTCACGCGTTTGCATTCGCGCTCGTGGTCGGGGTTTTGGTTGGAACTTATAGTTCGGTCTTTGTCGCCAGCCCGATCCTACTGTGGTTGGTGCAGCGGGGGGACAAGGCCGAAGTGACGGCGACTCGCTAA
- a CDS encoding UDP-3-O-acyl-N-acetylglucosamine deacetylase, whose product MYSRNQHSIASTCVVSGRGYWSAQEVSVVMHPAPVGTGIQLVRTDLSDQPRCEATVLNRSTASLRTNIESGPAKFQMIEHLMAALYALEIDNCIVEIDGEELPGLDGSSKPYVDALSHAGLIVQAAERQRLVIQQVITLREGSSWITASPVPTGISHFGYQLSFDEVGPIAEQSYGFTCTPINFTRDVAPARTFVTLDQAQALHGRGVARHVGYNELLVFGDDGPIENELKYRNECARHKALDLVGDLSLVGVELVGKFISHRGGHSLNGRMALALHQLMIEQQRHDSATQSRRAA is encoded by the coding sequence ATGTATTCACGCAACCAACATTCGATCGCTTCGACATGTGTGGTTTCTGGGCGAGGCTATTGGTCGGCCCAAGAAGTCAGCGTGGTCATGCATCCCGCTCCCGTCGGCACCGGGATTCAGCTGGTGCGAACCGATCTTTCCGATCAACCACGATGCGAAGCAACGGTGCTCAACCGTAGCACGGCATCATTGCGAACCAACATCGAATCTGGTCCCGCGAAGTTTCAGATGATTGAGCATCTGATGGCGGCACTTTATGCGCTCGAAATCGATAACTGCATTGTCGAAATCGATGGCGAAGAGCTACCGGGACTCGACGGCAGTAGCAAACCTTATGTCGACGCGTTATCTCACGCGGGGTTGATTGTCCAAGCAGCCGAGCGTCAACGTTTGGTGATCCAGCAAGTGATCACGCTTCGCGAGGGATCATCGTGGATCACCGCGTCTCCCGTCCCAACCGGCATCAGTCACTTTGGGTATCAGCTGTCATTTGACGAAGTCGGCCCGATCGCCGAACAGTCATACGGCTTCACTTGTACCCCGATCAACTTTACACGGGACGTCGCACCCGCCAGAACGTTTGTTACGCTTGATCAGGCCCAGGCCTTGCACGGTCGTGGGGTTGCGCGACACGTTGGCTACAACGAGTTATTGGTTTTCGGCGACGACGGCCCGATAGAAAATGAACTGAAGTATCGCAACGAATGTGCCCGACACAAAGCGTTGGACTTGGTTGGTGATCTTTCGCTAGTCGGGGTCGAGCTGGTCGGCAAGTTCATCTCGCATCGTGGCGGACACAGTTTGAACGGCCGTATGGCGCTGGCCCTACATCAATTGATGATCGAACAGCAACGGCATGACTCAGCAACGCAAAGTCGTCGTGCTGCCTAA
- a CDS encoding M28 family peptidase → MINTAARACVFVLSFVLPGSAAIVLAQESLATLADRSTVELIRQDIEYLASDDLRGRSVTDDTIDLARDYIHRRMESLGLDMSLAQGDGLQPLQIEVGSAIKTIESNFIELKLPGQAIRKVVYGDGFSPLSIGRDSASATGRLVFAGYGITSEEPAYDDYAGIDVENAIVLILRKEPGANDPESPFDGQRNTRNAYFAVKVQNAIEHGAAAVLIVNDPDSVQEAVKDEQRRIGLEEQRLAELEALLTKLPAEAKRNIAATNESIQRTRDSIEAIRRDVENAKRGVLDLPDAGTQTRQSEVIPVGSIARDLVDELIRSAGKDSLEAIESKINATYQPQSFVISNDGTTVSVDMKPAKVSSDNVIGQIRGKGSLSDQTVVIGGHYDHVGMGGFGSLAPGTIAVHNGADDNASGTAAMLACAKRLVGRLSRVDNHRNVVFIAFTGEERGLLGSQYYVEHPVYPIEQTVAMINFDMVGRIRDNELTVYGTGSASELEGLVDEANQDFSFDLYKVASGYGPSDHQSFYRAGVPVLFFFTGLHNDYHRPSDDFDKIDFGDLGRITDMVSNVAYRLAAMPRRPVYAETDPRIQIRRQMTAYLGVRISQRSGSVEIVEITSEGPAAKAGLQVGDQIQTVGRREIRTTSDLLSWVRNHSPGDEFTIRLVRDGNSMTLSGKLEKRSE, encoded by the coding sequence ATGATCAACACCGCGGCACGTGCTTGCGTTTTCGTTCTTTCGTTCGTGCTTCCCGGAAGCGCCGCGATTGTGTTGGCTCAGGAAAGTTTGGCTACTCTCGCCGATCGTTCCACCGTCGAACTGATTCGGCAAGACATCGAGTACCTTGCATCGGATGACTTGCGCGGTCGCAGCGTCACCGACGATACAATTGATCTGGCTCGTGATTATATCCACCGGCGGATGGAATCGCTGGGGTTGGACATGAGCCTTGCTCAAGGCGATGGCTTGCAGCCTTTGCAGATCGAAGTCGGCAGCGCCATTAAGACCATCGAGTCAAACTTCATTGAGTTGAAGCTGCCCGGTCAAGCGATCCGAAAAGTCGTCTACGGAGATGGGTTCTCTCCGCTCTCGATCGGACGTGATTCCGCTTCAGCGACAGGACGATTGGTGTTTGCCGGCTATGGGATCACCAGCGAAGAACCTGCCTACGACGATTATGCTGGCATCGATGTTGAAAACGCGATCGTGTTGATCCTTCGAAAAGAGCCGGGGGCAAACGATCCGGAAAGTCCATTTGATGGGCAACGCAACACTCGTAATGCCTACTTCGCGGTGAAGGTGCAAAATGCGATCGAGCATGGTGCCGCTGCGGTCTTAATCGTCAACGATCCAGACAGTGTGCAAGAAGCGGTGAAGGATGAGCAGCGACGAATCGGGCTCGAAGAACAGCGTCTCGCCGAACTCGAAGCCTTGTTAACCAAGTTGCCTGCCGAAGCAAAGCGAAACATAGCGGCGACAAATGAAAGTATTCAACGAACTCGGGATTCGATTGAAGCGATCAGACGCGACGTCGAGAATGCGAAACGCGGTGTACTGGATCTGCCTGACGCCGGGACACAGACCCGGCAATCGGAGGTCATTCCGGTCGGTTCGATCGCGCGTGACTTAGTCGATGAATTGATTCGATCGGCTGGCAAAGATTCGCTCGAAGCGATCGAGTCTAAAATTAATGCGACTTACCAACCCCAGAGTTTCGTCATCAGCAACGATGGCACCACCGTGTCGGTGGACATGAAGCCGGCCAAGGTCAGCAGTGACAACGTGATTGGCCAAATCCGCGGCAAAGGATCGCTGTCCGATCAAACGGTAGTCATCGGAGGCCACTACGACCACGTCGGCATGGGCGGCTTCGGTTCACTCGCCCCGGGGACGATCGCTGTTCACAACGGGGCAGATGACAATGCCAGTGGGACGGCGGCGATGCTCGCTTGTGCGAAACGTCTGGTCGGGAGACTCTCCCGCGTAGACAACCACCGTAATGTCGTCTTCATTGCGTTCACGGGCGAAGAACGCGGCTTGCTTGGAAGTCAGTATTACGTGGAACATCCGGTCTATCCGATCGAGCAGACCGTGGCGATGATCAACTTTGATATGGTCGGACGTATCCGGGACAACGAGCTAACCGTTTATGGGACCGGCTCGGCTAGTGAGCTCGAGGGGCTTGTCGACGAAGCTAATCAGGACTTTAGCTTTGATCTATACAAGGTCGCGAGCGGGTATGGCCCCAGTGACCATCAATCGTTTTACCGGGCTGGCGTACCGGTGCTGTTTTTCTTCACTGGGCTCCACAACGATTATCATCGCCCTTCTGACGATTTCGACAAAATCGATTTCGGTGACCTAGGCCGCATAACCGATATGGTTTCCAACGTGGCTTATCGCTTGGCGGCGATGCCTCGCCGCCCGGTCTACGCAGAAACCGACCCACGCATTCAAATTCGTCGTCAGATGACGGCCTATTTAGGTGTCCGGATTTCGCAGCGATCGGGAAGTGTTGAGATTGTTGAGATAACCTCGGAAGGCCCGGCGGCGAAAGCAGGGCTGCAAGTCGGCGACCAAATCCAGACCGTCGGACGAAGGGAAATCCGAACCACGAGCGACTTGCTCAGTTGGGTACGAAACCATTCTCCGGGCGACGAATTTACGATTCGCTTGGTCCGAGACGGTAACTCAATGACACTCAGCGGAAAGCTTGAAAAACGGTCCGAATAA
- a CDS encoding OmpH family outer membrane protein, whose amino-acid sequence MRTVRHQVYGIAIGLAAVMAPGLMATQAQAQNTEPHRVAVVDVAKIFKTHSGIRAQVAKIEADLKAFDTELKQKREQLRVTATKLKDLTPGSPDYAALEEQITDTDAKLRLEMTRKRKELADAEAKIYFDNYQHIAAGVKFLAGHYKINLVLRYNSDQMEEGVGESVIRGVMKNIVYHDEQLDMTPGVMQYLDRVIKTEVAGLPQAGKK is encoded by the coding sequence GTGCGAACCGTTCGCCACCAAGTCTATGGAATCGCCATCGGATTGGCTGCCGTGATGGCGCCCGGTCTCATGGCCACTCAAGCACAGGCGCAGAACACGGAACCGCATCGCGTTGCGGTCGTTGATGTCGCCAAGATTTTCAAGACCCACTCTGGGATTCGCGCTCAAGTCGCGAAGATCGAAGCTGACCTCAAAGCCTTCGATACAGAACTGAAACAAAAACGTGAGCAACTTCGCGTTACGGCTACCAAGCTGAAAGACTTGACTCCCGGTAGTCCGGATTACGCTGCTCTGGAAGAGCAGATCACCGATACCGATGCCAAGCTGCGTTTGGAAATGACTCGTAAACGTAAAGAGCTTGCCGACGCGGAAGCGAAGATCTACTTCGACAACTATCAGCACATCGCTGCCGGTGTGAAATTCCTCGCCGGACACTACAAAATCAACTTGGTCTTGCGCTATAACAGCGACCAAATGGAAGAAGGTGTGGGTGAGTCAGTCATTCGTGGCGTCATGAAAAATATCGTCTACCATGACGAGCAATTGGACATGACCCCCGGCGTGATGCAGTACCTCGATCGCGTGATCAAGACCGAAGTCGCCGGCCTTCCACAAGCCGGTAAGAAATAG